aGATCAGATGTTTAATCAATTATTGTAAAGTTCTCATAATCAGCAAAGTTCCAGTGAATTCTTGCTTTACAATTCTGTACCAATCAAAGATGGTTTGTGCTGCAAAAGTGCAGTTTCACAATGCTCAAGATGGATGTGGTAGAACTTCACAATATACTGCTAAACCCCAACGGACTATATGCACagagcgttctttagaacttccgcattAATATAAGTCAgctcgaaaacttccggtgagatgtcatttgctggtgtgttgagcattagtactgtaatacttagtttataatcagaatatagtcacttaaatagtcaggcatagcattaatttagttattcaaacgtaagacggcataaaaaataaataaataaagacgtagGCCTACCTCATtgttcctcctcggctaaattcaattcgaccatcagttttcacacttttatgtggaaaaaaagcttcaaaaattaaatatttattgtgcattttagttagattaattgaataaaatgtgtgtttttacaagtgtgctgaaatcattgatcttgcgctgcactgactgacagctgctgtgattacaaagggaaagcGCGGTTCTGTCATGAATCACAAGaaaatttattgtttttcttaagattttttgagtatttcatacttcacattgacaaaatgtatttttaaaactagttattttataatgtttaatatttagtcaaaaacgaagtgaaaaacgattagaggaaatggctgatatatgcgcaaataaatgctactttgctgccacctgctggttaaagtggtaattattgtcttttttatttttaaataagtgttttctatcaaatgttgaatttcctacattttgaaacGTTCGGTTTTGCAACAATTTTTTATATGAGGATTGTTTTTTCAAGAAATCATTTGCTAACCCACACTTCCATAAAAGCCTTCTTTTTTCTAAATGTACTTGACATAATGGGATACAAGTAATTGTCCATCACTAGGGGGTTTTAGTTTTGGAAGCAAATATTCTGTTGGTGAAAAATGTGTGGTCTTTCACAAAGTTTCTACTATATATGATACAGAATAAAAAGCTTGAAGGCTGAAGCCACCAAACACATGTTCCTCGTTTTCTTGAATGTAGGGTCAAGCCAAAGCCAACCCAAGTCATACCATCAATGCAAGGAAACTGACAAATAACCAATGTATGTGGAGAAGAAGAGTTTAGAGAATTGCAGTATTTTATTTACACTGTAATAAAAGTCCTGTTGATGctacatgcattttttttttcttgtgttaaAAATCCTTTTAGCATACTCAAGCCGTTTAAATGCTTTGTTCCTTCTATCAGGTCATCCTGAAAGTCTTTAGCAGTAAAGTGAGcatttttctcagaaattgctgaCATTTCTAGGTTCATATTGTGGGTTATGAAATATTTAACGAAATGTATAcgtgtaataaaaacatttgggCAGAACATCTTGCGTACAGAAAAATACACTATCACctggaaaaaatataataaaaacaaaaaacaggccTTTATATTTACAGTCTCCAAGGGCTAGATAAAAAATAGACTCATGGATGATTGACACATTGTGCATTTATTGAAACAATTTGGATAAATTCAAGTCAAAAGCATGTAAATGTCAATAAACATTTCCAATAAATGTATGTATCCATGGCAGATATGCTGAAACCTTCATATAAACTTCAGGTAGCTCAGATGAATTACAGAGATCAGGGTCACCGAAAGATGTGACCCCAACAGCGGTTTTCCCACAAACTAAAGGACCGCCTGAATCCCCCTGTTATGTAAACACAAAGATTAAGTGCACTTCATATATCATTCAGTGTGTGGATCAAATGACAGATGATTTTCTACTGTACTTACGGTGCAACTTCCTCCATCACCATATGTACACATCATCTGTGAAGCTGAATAGTTGTATTTTCtccatttattttcacattttgtgtTATTCATGATCTTCACATATGTCTCCATGAGATGATTGCTAAGGGAGCCATTAATATTCAGTCTTCCCCAGCCTGCAACACTGCACACAGAATGCACTTCAATGTCCCCTTCTTTCATTGGTATGGATATCCAGTTGACTTTCTCGTTTTGTGTGACTTTTTTATCCAGCTGTAGTACAAAATCATATAATAGAAAGatttaaacttattaaatgACGGTTTTCCAATTAGGATATACTTCATGCATCCTCCGAATTCCTGTGAAAGAAGGGCGCATTCGAAGGTCGCATTCGGAGTGTCCtacttacttttctgaaatgataCAGCCTCAATGACGTATGCAACCTTcgaatgcgacctccggaggacgcagccttcgaaatgagacaaGGAGTGCTTCTcaattcttatttgtgcatcctcgtttcctttcctcGCTTCCTTTCCACACCCCTTCAGGATGTGAGGGAAGGACTCAAGGAAAAGACTCGAGGATGGAGGAATTGAATCAATGATATCCTCGCTCCCTTTAGGGAGGGATTTACCCAcatgttgttaaagtttggttatttaaaagaaaaaaaaaattatatatatatatatatattaataaagcatGATGCCCCATTGAAATACGTGagatttaaagtttatttaaactgcaaaagtaaaGCAGACATTTAAATTACTGTGACAGATATGAAGGGGGAGGAGAATGTATACGTGCGTCACGTTTCTGgacgagaaagacttccgcaacggatacacctgtgtatcctcgctcatgactcctcgggaagcttcctcactcctcgATCCTCGCCTCCTCGcggtgcaattagagaattgagatgtccttcaagatggctgaTCTTGATCGGTTTCCGGGTCATAGGATGGAGGACGGAGGAGCGAGGAAACGAGGAGggatattgagaagcacccacaGCTGCAGACTTGAGGGCTCAGCTTAAGTGCGTATCGAGGGCGGCCACAAAGCGGccacaaagggggcgctcgcgagcacccttctgaaacctaaaatgaatAATGGGACACCCGTGTAACGGACAAGCGCacacggcagccattgtaagtccacaagaccgaaagtgcatagaagtgtgccatttgggattcagcctaaTTGCAGGCGAGGAAGCTTCGAGGAGTCATGAGCGATGATACACAGATGTATCCTTCCCGCATcctaaggggccgttcacatatcgcgtcttttGCACGCTCAAAtttgttatttcaaatgtagccgCGCGGCAGACACGCTCATAATGGAAGCGACGCGGTCACGAAACGCATGCGGTGCGTTTTCCAGGTGCATCGAAatgaaaacatctcaacttttcagaatgccacaagcacaccgcaggtcatgtgacaagaaccaaccgatcagcttcggcctttaCGTAACAAAACACTGAAAGCTCAGctgaacagctgatcatagctgtacagggtggtttttatatctaatttccataaatatatctagtagtaaagctaatgcaagggctagaaatcaattaatcctttgctgaaacttcctcgtcCTCGTGGAGAgggcagttcatggttgcatagcaacgacagatgcCATGGGAGGGCAAGCGCTTTGGAAAAAAGGAGAAAGCGACGCggccagagattgtatattatagggagatgagagggtctgtatctccaaagtcactttaagacaagtcatttcactcggcggccatctttgaaacacctctcgggcatccaagtgtagctcctatctctttgaatggggaaacatcaaattctctaaagctgttttccaagctttcgattaaatttcatatttgaaatatgaacaattgtctcataaattttgtttctaaacgctcgaatcgtgacaaaaaatgatatttttcaggctggatcaacctaatgcgcatgcgcagtcctaaatgcgcgtctcttgtgcctcatttgaGAGGTgcacgtctgactgtttctatagaaaccggagcttctaacagccgctgcagtgacgcgatgactttaccaatcggcgattggctcttatttagaaggcggaacttatgctgcgttccaggcaggtttttgagtccgtaagtcacgacttcaaacaacgactcacgactttgtagcgttccaggcaagtcacgccaaactgcctgagtgtaaacaaaccagcatggcggaccgtacggggcttatgctcatttacaattatttctatcaccaaaggtgcttactccttgcttatttgagggaaacgGAGGAGGGAAAACGGCGCATAAGGCAAGAGAAGctgttatacctt
The DNA window shown above is from Ctenopharyngodon idella isolate HZGC_01 chromosome 10, HZGC01, whole genome shotgun sequence and carries:
- the LOC127520889 gene encoding duodenase-1-like isoform X16 translates to MTIIISLLLLASLLPHLTFTARVNVGIVNGTEAKPHSRPYMVSLQKNWLHVCGGFLISDEFVLTAAHCRKRPETLTVVVGAHELKNKTEGSVRIGVMSYHQHPDFTVEPVMNDIMLLRLDKKVTQNEKVNWISIPMKEGDIEVHSVCSVAGWGRLNINGSLSNHLMETYVKIMNNTKCENKWRKYNYSASQMMCTYGDGGSCTGDSGGPLVCGKTAVGVTSFGDPDLCNSSELPEVYMKVSAYLPWIHTFIGNVY